The Pantoea vagans genome contains the following window.
GCATCGATCTGCACCACATCGATCGCTTCACGCATGATGAATTGCTTGAAAAGAATGCGGTTCTGACACATTTCACCGGTTGCCACCTTAACTGGCGCGACTCCCTGACGAATCTTGCGATGGCCTTCCACATCATCCGGGCTGGTCGGTTCTTCAATAAACCAGGGCTTGGCGAACGCCAGTTGCTGTACCCAATCCACCGCGTCATTCACTTCCCACACCTGGTTGGCATCAATCATCAGTTGACGATCCGGCCCCAACACCTCTCGTGCGATCCTGACGCGGCGTTTGTCATCCTCCAGATCGCGCCCGACTTTCAGCTTGATATGCGAGAAACCGGCATCGACAGCTTGCTGGCAGAGCCGACGCAATTTGTCATCGTCATAGCCCAACCAACCCGCTGAGGTGGTGTAGCAGGGATAACCTTCCTGCTCTAACTGTTGCATGCGTTGCGCTTTGCCCGCAGCCTGCGCTGTCAGGAGCGCCAGCGCTTCGTCCGGCGTGATGCAATCGGTGAGATACCGGAAGTCGATACAGCGCACCAGTTCCTCTGGGGACATGTCCGCCACCAGTCGCCACAGCGGCTTTTCCTGCGATTTTGCCCACAGATCCCAAACCGCGTTGACCACCGCGCCGGTGGCAAGATGGATGGCACCTTTGTCGGGACCAATCCAGCGCAACTGACTGTCGCTGGTGATGTCGCGCCAGAATTGCCCCATATCAGCAGTAATGGTTTCGAGCTGGCGTCCGACGATCAAATGCTCCAGCGCGCGGATAGCGGCACAGCAAATTTCATTGCCGCGTCCGATGGTAAACGTCAGACCGTGCCCGCTGATCGCGGCATTATCGGTCTCAATAATCACATAAGCGGCGGAATAATCAGGATCGGGATTCATCGCATCCGAGCCATCCAGATGTGCTGAAGTGGGAAAGCGAATGTCTTCAACGCGCATTGCCGTCAGTTTGGTCATTGTGCTGAACCCTCGGTGATTTGACGCTGTTCGCCCAAGCCAGCAATGCCCAGGGTGATGGTTTGTCCAGGACGCAAATAGACCGGCGGTTTCTGCCCCATTCCCACGCCCGGCGGGGTGCCGGTTGAGATGACATCGCCCGGTTGTAGACTCATAAACTGGCTGAGATAACTGATGATGTGCGCGACAGAAAAAATCATGGTGCGCGTATTTCCATTTTGATAGCGCTTGCCATCCACTTCCAACCACAAATCTAACTGT
Protein-coding sequences here:
- a CDS encoding L-fuconate dehydratase, which codes for MTKLTAMRVEDIRFPTSAHLDGSDAMNPDPDYSAAYVIIETDNAAISGHGLTFTIGRGNEICCAAIRALEHLIVGRQLETITADMGQFWRDITSDSQLRWIGPDKGAIHLATGAVVNAVWDLWAKSQEKPLWRLVADMSPEELVRCIDFRYLTDCITPDEALALLTAQAAGKAQRMQQLEQEGYPCYTTSAGWLGYDDDKLRRLCQQAVDAGFSHIKLKVGRDLEDDKRRVRIAREVLGPDRQLMIDANQVWEVNDAVDWVQQLAFAKPWFIEEPTSPDDVEGHRKIRQGVAPVKVATGEMCQNRILFKQFIMREAIDVVQIDACRLGGVNEVLAVMLMAAKYQLPVCPHAGGVGLCEYVQHLSMIDFICIAGTHEGRVIEYVDHLHEHFLHPCEIRGAAYLPPQAPGFSIEMFPASIDKYRYRAQGA